From Amycolatopsis sp. YIM 10, the proteins below share one genomic window:
- a CDS encoding Ppx/GppA phosphatase family protein translates to MPEQLVGVLDVGAFSARLVLVERGGSPVEPALVHKTRLRLDRALDAGGGLSRNGIDSIAEAVRKANRVAAEHGARTVFPFATSSVRDAANARQVVAKVARATGTELRFLSGRREAELSFLAARRWYGASAGPLVVLDVGGGTVEIAAGSGEVATFARSLKLGAREMTRAWLSRDQASAKRMDALREHTLDQVRASLGDAGELIGGARAIGCSKVLRQLARLAGARPQRDGDFVPRTLHVEDLRRWVPRLAKLPVDRRAELPGISRCRSRQALAGAIVAEALLTLCGERVEICPWSTTEGLLLTMLDGETGDALRVA, encoded by the coding sequence GTGCCGGAACAGCTCGTCGGAGTACTTGATGTGGGGGCGTTCAGCGCACGGCTGGTGCTGGTGGAGCGCGGCGGGTCACCGGTGGAACCGGCGCTCGTGCACAAGACCAGGCTCCGCCTGGACCGTGCGCTCGACGCCGGTGGAGGGCTGAGCCGGAACGGGATCGACTCGATCGCCGAGGCGGTCCGGAAGGCGAACCGCGTCGCGGCCGAACACGGTGCCCGGACGGTTTTCCCGTTCGCCACCTCCTCGGTGCGCGATGCGGCGAACGCGCGGCAGGTGGTCGCCAAGGTCGCCAGGGCGACCGGCACCGAGCTGCGCTTCCTGTCCGGCCGCCGTGAGGCCGAGCTGTCGTTCCTGGCCGCCCGCCGGTGGTACGGCGCTTCGGCCGGGCCGCTGGTGGTGCTGGACGTCGGCGGCGGCACGGTCGAGATCGCCGCGGGGTCCGGCGAGGTGGCCACCTTCGCGCGGTCGCTCAAGCTCGGCGCGCGGGAGATGACGCGTGCCTGGCTCAGCCGCGACCAGGCCTCGGCGAAGCGGATGGACGCCCTGCGGGAGCACACCCTCGACCAGGTCAGGGCGTCGCTCGGGGACGCGGGCGAGCTGATCGGCGGGGCACGGGCGATCGGCTGCTCGAAGGTGCTGCGCCAGCTGGCCCGCCTCGCCGGGGCGAGACCGCAGCGGGACGGTGACTTCGTCCCGCGCACCCTGCACGTCGAAGACCTGCGCCGCTGGGTCCCGCGGCTGGCGAAGCTGCCGGTGGACCGCCGCGCCGAACTTCCCGGCATCTCCCGCTGCCGCTCGCGCCAGGCGCTCGCCGGCGCCATCGTCGCCGAAGCACTGCTGACGCTCTGCGGGGAACGG
- a CDS encoding sortase domain-bontaining protein: MKEGCHGVGDTGRLATVVAAVVVVLTGALTGVTLVVTPQRGAAPATGGELAVAPRGGTTPVNRPLPPAKPVSLEIPAIALSTGTLAELGQTATGAMEVPGDGRRAGWYAPGPAPGEIGTSLISGHARYAFASGVFDRLREVRAGDVVRVGRSDGTTAEFAVYQVGKRQRTVAPATAADYTGTPGNGAELRLITCAGTYDRSVGDRAEEVVVSARLT; the protein is encoded by the coding sequence ATGAAAGAGGGGTGCCACGGGGTCGGGGACACCGGGCGGCTGGCCACCGTGGTAGCGGCCGTGGTTGTGGTGCTCACCGGCGCGCTGACCGGGGTGACGCTGGTGGTCACCCCGCAGCGGGGCGCGGCCCCGGCGACCGGTGGTGAGCTGGCGGTCGCCCCGCGCGGCGGCACCACCCCGGTGAACCGGCCGCTGCCGCCCGCGAAGCCCGTCTCGCTGGAGATCCCGGCGATCGCGCTGTCCACCGGGACGCTGGCCGAGCTGGGCCAGACCGCGACCGGCGCGATGGAGGTGCCGGGTGACGGCAGGCGCGCCGGCTGGTACGCCCCCGGCCCGGCGCCCGGCGAGATCGGCACGTCGCTGATCAGCGGGCACGCCAGGTACGCCTTCGCCAGCGGGGTTTTCGACCGGCTGCGCGAGGTGCGCGCCGGTGATGTCGTGCGAGTCGGGCGGTCCGACGGCACCACCGCGGAGTTCGCCGTGTACCAGGTGGGGAAGCGGCAGCGGACGGTCGCACCGGCCACCGCCGCCGACTACACCGGCACCCCGGGCAACGGCGCGGAACTGCGCCTGATCACCTGCGCCGGGACCTACGACCGCAGCGTCGGGGACCGGGCCGAGGAGGTCGTGGTCTCCGCCCGGCTCACCTGA
- a CDS encoding dipeptidase → MTGVDRARALLSAAQLADGHNDLPWALRDLAGPDPREAVAGVDLRQHQPRLHTDLPRLREGKVGLQFWSVFVPCGFTGDSAVTAVLEQIEVVYQLLERYPDQLAPARTADEAEAAFRDGKVASMLGAEGGHSIAGSLGVLRILRRLGVRYMTLTHNSNTPWADSATDEPEHGGLTEFGRDVVREMNRIGMLVDLSHVAPSTMRDALDVSTAPVVFTHSSCRAVNDHPRNAPDDVLARLAGNGGVCMVTFVPKFVSGKETVGVDDVVEHLEHAREVAGIDHIGVGGDYDGVKSLPSGLEDVSKYPVLFGALLDRGWSEDDCAKLAGRNVLRVLRGAEDVSRAAGYAGA, encoded by the coding sequence GGGCGTTGCGGGATCTGGCCGGGCCGGATCCGCGCGAGGCGGTGGCCGGGGTCGACCTGCGGCAGCACCAGCCCCGGCTGCACACCGATCTGCCGCGCCTGCGCGAGGGCAAGGTCGGGCTGCAGTTCTGGTCGGTCTTCGTGCCGTGCGGGTTCACCGGGGACAGCGCGGTCACCGCGGTGCTGGAGCAGATCGAGGTGGTCTACCAGCTGCTGGAGCGCTACCCCGACCAGCTGGCGCCGGCCCGCACCGCCGACGAGGCCGAGGCCGCCTTCCGCGACGGGAAGGTGGCGTCCATGCTCGGTGCCGAGGGCGGGCACAGCATCGCCGGTTCCCTTGGCGTGCTGCGGATCCTGCGCCGCCTCGGGGTGCGGTACATGACGCTGACGCACAACTCGAACACCCCGTGGGCGGATTCGGCCACCGACGAGCCGGAGCACGGCGGGCTGACCGAGTTCGGCCGGGACGTGGTGCGCGAGATGAACCGCATCGGCATGCTCGTCGACCTTTCGCACGTCGCGCCGAGCACCATGCGCGACGCCCTCGACGTGAGCACGGCGCCGGTGGTGTTCACGCATTCGTCGTGCCGGGCGGTCAACGACCACCCGCGCAACGCCCCGGACGACGTGCTGGCGCGCCTCGCGGGCAACGGCGGGGTCTGCATGGTCACCTTCGTGCCGAAGTTCGTCTCCGGCAAGGAAACCGTGGGCGTGGACGACGTGGTCGAGCACCTGGAGCACGCGCGTGAGGTGGCCGGGATCGACCACATCGGCGTCGGCGGGGACTACGACGGGGTGAAGTCGCTGCCGTCCGGTCTGGAGGATGTCTCGAAGTACCCGGTGCTCTTCGGCGCGCTGCTGGACCGGGGCTGGAGCGAGGACGACTGCGCCAAGCTGGCCGGCCGGAACGTGCTGCGCGTGCTGCGTGGCGCCGAGGACGTCTCCAGGGCCGCGGGGTACGCAGGGGCCTGA